One part of the Alistipes onderdonkii genome encodes these proteins:
- a CDS encoding DUF5106 domain-containing protein yields the protein MYRTALILALALFAASCGGRRSRPQQTASVPQPRVFLPAIAPARLSPEEQRDYLRWHYWDRFDFADTLFVREADTAQMVEAYARWVALISDRPADAAPMDSLMRRASASRPLLDYFTMLAQQVIHDPNSPLRNDEFYIPVMQAVLASPYYDEYERIGPAYDLAMASQNRLGQRANDFRYTLASGATGTLYGVKAEYTLLFINNPGCGMCKQLREQISGSPMLSEMIERGRLKILALYPDEDLTEWRNYRDHIPATWINAYDAGCLVRENGTYDLTAIPSLYLLDSDKRVLVKDSTDVPYIEEVIDRRG from the coding sequence ATGTACCGCACCGCGTTAATCCTGGCTCTGGCCCTCTTCGCCGCCTCCTGCGGCGGACGCCGTTCACGGCCGCAGCAGACGGCCAGTGTGCCGCAGCCTCGCGTATTCCTCCCGGCGATCGCGCCGGCGCGCCTCTCGCCCGAAGAGCAGCGCGACTACCTGCGCTGGCACTATTGGGATCGCTTCGATTTCGCCGATACCCTGTTCGTCCGCGAGGCCGATACCGCACAGATGGTCGAGGCCTATGCCCGGTGGGTGGCCCTGATCTCCGACCGTCCGGCCGACGCCGCGCCGATGGATTCGCTCATGCGCCGCGCCTCCGCCTCGCGCCCGTTGCTCGACTACTTCACGATGCTCGCCCAACAGGTGATCCACGACCCCAATTCCCCGCTGCGCAACGACGAATTCTATATCCCTGTAATGCAGGCCGTGCTGGCGAGCCCCTACTACGACGAATACGAACGCATCGGGCCGGCCTACGACCTCGCTATGGCATCGCAGAACCGCCTCGGGCAGCGTGCCAACGATTTCCGCTATACGCTCGCCTCGGGCGCCACGGGTACGCTCTACGGCGTGAAGGCCGAATATACGCTGCTGTTCATCAACAACCCCGGCTGTGGGATGTGCAAGCAGCTGCGCGAGCAGATCTCCGGCTCGCCCATGCTTTCGGAGATGATCGAGCGCGGCCGCCTCAAAATACTGGCGCTTTATCCCGACGAAGACCTCACCGAGTGGCGGAATTACCGCGACCATATCCCTGCGACCTGGATCAACGCCTACGATGCCGGCTGCCTCGTCCGCGAAAACGGCACCTACGACCTGACGGCCATTCCGTCGCTCTACCTGCTGGACAGCGACAAGCGCGTG
- the gadC gene encoding putative glutamine/gamma-aminobutyrate antiporter GadC, protein MDVKKTTTSTGFKLSVMTLAIMNVTAVVSLRGLPAEAVYGLSSAFYYLFAAIVFLIPTAMVAAELAAMFSTKQGGVFRWVGEAYGARTGFLAIWLQWIESTIWYPTVLTFGAVSIAFIGMNDAHDATLASNKVFTLCMVLAIYWIATFIALKGLGWVGKISKWGGMIGTIIPAGLLILLGIIYISTGGHNHMDMSQGFFPDLSKFDNLVLASSIFLFYAGMEMMGIHVMDVKNPSRNYPKAIIIGSLVTVCIFVLGTFSLGFIIPAKDISLTQSLLVGFDNYFHYLHMSWAGPIIAIALMFGVLAGVLTWVAGPSKGIFAVGKAGYLPPFFQKTNKNGVQKNILLIQGCVVTLLALLFVVMPSVQSFYQILSQLTVLLYLIMYMLMFSAAIVLRYKMKNTDRPFRLGKGNGLMWFLGCLGFCGALLAFVLSFVPPSQISTGSNTVWFSVLIIGCVVVVGAPFVIYAMRKPSWKDPEAAADFAPFHWEQQPVVAAPVHTNDPGPMAKPSDTELHNK, encoded by the coding sequence ATGGATGTAAAGAAAACTACCACAAGCACAGGGTTCAAATTGAGTGTCATGACACTCGCGATTATGAACGTGACTGCCGTAGTAAGTCTGCGCGGCCTCCCCGCCGAGGCCGTCTACGGACTTTCATCGGCATTCTACTATCTGTTTGCCGCCATCGTCTTCCTCATCCCGACGGCCATGGTCGCCGCGGAGCTGGCCGCGATGTTCTCCACCAAACAGGGCGGTGTATTCCGCTGGGTCGGTGAGGCGTACGGCGCCCGCACGGGGTTCCTGGCCATCTGGCTGCAATGGATCGAGTCGACGATCTGGTACCCCACCGTACTGACGTTCGGTGCCGTGTCGATCGCCTTCATCGGCATGAACGACGCGCACGACGCGACGCTGGCCTCGAACAAGGTCTTCACGCTCTGCATGGTGCTGGCAATCTACTGGATCGCCACCTTCATCGCGCTCAAGGGCCTGGGATGGGTCGGCAAGATCAGCAAATGGGGCGGTATGATCGGTACGATCATTCCCGCTGGCCTGCTGATCCTGCTGGGCATCATCTACATTTCGACCGGCGGACACAACCACATGGACATGTCGCAGGGTTTCTTCCCCGACCTGTCGAAATTCGACAACCTGGTGCTGGCCAGCAGTATCTTCCTGTTCTATGCGGGTATGGAGATGATGGGTATACACGTCATGGACGTGAAGAACCCGTCGCGGAACTACCCCAAGGCCATCATCATCGGTTCGCTCGTAACGGTCTGCATCTTCGTGCTGGGTACTTTCTCGCTGGGCTTCATCATCCCGGCCAAGGACATCAGCCTCACGCAGTCGCTGCTGGTGGGCTTCGACAACTATTTCCACTACCTGCACATGTCGTGGGCGGGCCCGATCATCGCCATCGCCCTGATGTTCGGCGTGCTGGCCGGCGTGCTGACCTGGGTGGCCGGCCCTTCGAAGGGTATCTTCGCCGTGGGTAAGGCGGGTTACCTGCCCCCGTTCTTCCAGAAGACCAACAAGAACGGCGTACAGAAGAATATCCTGCTCATCCAGGGCTGCGTCGTGACGCTGCTGGCGCTGCTGTTCGTCGTGATGCCCTCGGTGCAGTCGTTCTACCAGATACTTTCGCAGCTGACCGTACTGCTGTACCTGATCATGTACATGCTGATGTTCTCGGCGGCGATCGTGCTGCGCTACAAGATGAAGAACACCGACCGCCCATTCCGCCTGGGCAAGGGCAACGGCCTGATGTGGTTCCTGGGCTGTCTGGGTTTCTGCGGAGCCCTGCTGGCCTTCGTCCTGAGCTTCGTACCGCCCAGCCAGATCTCGACCGGCAGCAACACCGTTTGGTTCTCGGTGCTCATCATCGGTTGCGTGGTAGTCGTGGGCGCCCCGTTCGTGATCTACGCCATGCGCAAACCGTCGTGGAAAGA